In Arthrobacter sp. CDRTa11, one DNA window encodes the following:
- the pstS gene encoding phosphate ABC transporter substrate-binding protein PstS, with translation MKALRFGRHAAIAVIAAGALALSACGSDNVTGAAPAGTQTSAGPKVTGTLTGIGSSAQGAAMDAWKTNFASANQGATVQYSPDGSGAGRKALLDGSAQFGGSDAYLKDEEYASSQTVCGPDGALNIPVYISPIAVAFNLPGLTELKLDAPTVAKIFRGEIATWNDPAITALNPGVTLPDTKVTPVNRSDDSGTTTNFTDYLAAAAPEVWTDKSSGVWPASLQGENAKGTSGVVKTVTDTPGAITYADDSAVSGKLGVAQIKVGESFTKISAEAAAKAVDAGKPVEGRSANDLSIKLDRKTSIEGAYPIVLVSFHIVCSTYDKQETVDLVKAFENYVVSEDGQKAAADSAKSAPLSAALAEKAKKAIETIKVKS, from the coding sequence GTGAAGGCTCTCCGCTTCGGCCGCCACGCGGCCATTGCTGTTATCGCGGCAGGCGCACTCGCGCTCTCCGCCTGCGGTTCAGACAACGTCACGGGTGCTGCGCCCGCAGGCACCCAGACTTCGGCAGGACCCAAGGTCACCGGCACCCTGACCGGCATCGGCTCCTCCGCGCAGGGCGCGGCCATGGACGCCTGGAAGACCAACTTCGCCTCCGCCAACCAGGGCGCCACCGTGCAGTACTCCCCGGATGGTTCCGGTGCAGGCCGCAAGGCACTCCTGGACGGTTCAGCACAGTTCGGCGGGTCCGACGCCTACCTCAAGGACGAAGAATACGCTTCGTCACAGACCGTCTGCGGCCCTGACGGTGCCCTGAACATCCCGGTTTACATTTCCCCGATCGCCGTTGCGTTCAACCTCCCGGGCCTGACTGAGCTGAAGCTTGACGCCCCCACCGTGGCGAAGATCTTCCGCGGCGAAATTGCCACCTGGAATGACCCGGCCATCACCGCCCTGAACCCGGGCGTCACCCTTCCGGACACCAAGGTCACGCCCGTGAACCGCTCTGACGACTCCGGAACCACCACCAACTTCACCGACTACCTGGCAGCAGCGGCTCCCGAGGTCTGGACTGACAAGTCTTCAGGCGTCTGGCCGGCAAGCCTGCAGGGCGAAAACGCCAAGGGCACCTCCGGTGTGGTCAAGACCGTCACGGACACTCCCGGCGCCATCACCTACGCCGACGACTCTGCCGTCAGCGGCAAGCTCGGTGTGGCCCAGATCAAGGTGGGCGAGAGCTTCACCAAGATCTCCGCCGAAGCTGCAGCCAAGGCTGTTGACGCCGGCAAGCCCGTTGAAGGCCGCAGCGCCAACGACCTGTCCATCAAGCTGGACCGCAAGACCAGCATTGAGGGCGCCTACCCGATCGTCCTGGTTTCCTTCCACATCGTCTGCTCCACGTACGACAAGCAGGAGACCGTTGACCTGGTAAAGGCCTTTGAGAACTATGTAGTTTCTGAGGACGGCCAGAAGGCAGCCGCTGACTCCGCGAAGTCCGCACCGCTCTCCGCCGCACTGGCAGAGAAGGCCAAGAAGGCCATTGAAACCATCAAGGTCAAGTCCTAG
- the pstC gene encoding phosphate ABC transporter permease subunit PstC, whose translation MTATSLRASQGAGRAGDKIFSGATLAAGCLILAVLFGVALFLVIQAIPALTAPAAEIQGGAGFFSYIWPIVIGTLIAAVIALVIATPVAIGVALFISHFAPRKLAAGLGYVIDLLAAIPSVVYGAWGAAFLAKEISPAYNWLAANMGWLPIFQGPASATGKTILTAGIVLSVMVLPIITSLSREIFLQTPKLHEEAALALGATRWEMIKMSVLPFARPGIISAVMLGLGRALGETMAVALVLSSGALTASLIQSGNQTIAAEIALNFPEASGLKVSTLIAAGLVLFVITLGVNMIARWIITRHKEFSGAN comes from the coding sequence ATGACCGCCACCTCCCTGAGAGCTTCCCAGGGCGCAGGCCGCGCAGGGGACAAGATCTTTTCCGGAGCAACCCTGGCAGCAGGGTGCCTGATTCTTGCCGTCCTGTTCGGCGTTGCCCTGTTCCTGGTGATCCAGGCCATCCCGGCCCTGACCGCTCCCGCCGCGGAGATCCAGGGGGGTGCAGGCTTCTTTTCCTACATCTGGCCGATTGTCATTGGCACGCTCATCGCCGCGGTCATCGCACTGGTCATCGCCACGCCCGTGGCCATTGGCGTCGCGCTGTTCATCTCGCACTTCGCCCCGCGGAAACTGGCGGCTGGCCTGGGCTACGTCATTGACCTGCTCGCTGCCATTCCCTCGGTGGTCTATGGTGCCTGGGGCGCCGCATTCCTGGCCAAGGAAATCTCACCGGCCTACAACTGGCTGGCCGCGAACATGGGCTGGCTGCCTATCTTCCAGGGTCCCGCGTCCGCCACGGGCAAGACCATTCTTACGGCGGGAATTGTCCTGTCCGTGATGGTCCTGCCGATCATCACATCCCTGAGCCGCGAAATCTTCCTCCAGACCCCCAAGCTCCATGAGGAGGCAGCCCTCGCTCTGGGTGCCACGCGCTGGGAAATGATTAAAATGTCGGTCCTGCCGTTTGCCCGCCCCGGCATCATCAGCGCTGTCATGCTGGGACTCGGCCGTGCGCTCGGTGAAACCATGGCCGTTGCCCTGGTGCTTTCCTCCGGCGCCCTCACCGCCAGCCTGATCCAGTCCGGAAACCAGACCATCGCCGCCGAAATCGCCCTGAACTTCCCGGAAGCCAGCGGCCTCAAGGTCAGCACCCTCATCGCCGCCGGCCTGGTCCTGTTTGTGATCACCCTCGGCGTCAACATGATTGCCCGCTGGATCATCACGCGGCACAAAGAATTCTCGGGAGCCAACTAA
- the pstA gene encoding phosphate ABC transporter permease PstA: MTSTLTPVRSKRSALTKGQLPKYAPYVVLAIALIAGAAILALIGFNAFGWGIVSAILFAAGLVGWSAVVEGSRKAKDKLATCLVMGSFLIALLPLISVIWTVLVNGVPGLVTPGFLTSSMNGVTGVFDNKAVEEGTPVLGGIYHALLGTVQITLLATLISVPVGLLTAIYLVEYGNDGRLARAITFFVDVMTGIPSIVAGLFAAAFFFAVMGPGTKTGAVAAVALSVLMIPVVVRSSEEMLKIVPNELREAAYALGVRKWRTILKVVIPTAISGIASGVTLAIARVIGETAPILVTAGFATSINSNVFGGWMASLPTFIYTQILNPTSPANPDPSSQRAWGAALVLIILVMVLNLGSRLIARVFAPKSGR, from the coding sequence ATGACCTCCACCCTTACTCCCGTCCGCAGCAAGCGTTCGGCCCTGACCAAGGGCCAGCTGCCGAAGTACGCACCGTACGTGGTGCTCGCGATAGCCCTGATCGCCGGAGCCGCCATCCTCGCCCTGATCGGCTTCAACGCGTTCGGCTGGGGCATCGTCTCCGCCATCCTGTTCGCCGCCGGCCTGGTGGGCTGGAGCGCGGTGGTGGAAGGCTCGCGAAAGGCCAAGGACAAGCTGGCCACCTGCCTGGTCATGGGCTCGTTCCTGATCGCGCTGCTCCCGCTCATCTCCGTGATCTGGACAGTGCTGGTCAACGGCGTCCCAGGCCTCGTCACGCCGGGCTTCCTCACCAGCTCCATGAACGGCGTCACCGGGGTCTTCGACAACAAGGCAGTGGAAGAGGGAACGCCCGTACTCGGCGGCATCTACCACGCGCTTCTGGGCACCGTGCAGATCACCCTCCTGGCCACGCTGATCTCCGTCCCGGTGGGCCTCCTGACCGCCATTTACCTGGTGGAGTACGGCAACGACGGCCGCCTGGCGCGTGCTATTACGTTCTTTGTGGACGTGATGACAGGCATCCCCTCGATCGTGGCCGGCCTCTTCGCCGCAGCCTTCTTCTTCGCCGTCATGGGACCGGGCACCAAGACAGGCGCCGTTGCCGCCGTCGCGCTTTCGGTCCTGATGATTCCGGTGGTGGTCCGCTCAAGCGAGGAAATGCTCAAGATTGTGCCCAACGAGCTGCGTGAAGCGGCCTACGCCCTGGGCGTGCGGAAATGGCGCACCATCCTGAAGGTGGTCATCCCGACGGCGATCTCCGGAATCGCTTCCGGCGTCACCCTGGCGATCGCCCGCGTGATCGGGGAGACGGCGCCCATCCTTGTCACCGCCGGATTCGCCACGAGCATCAACAGCAACGTCTTTGGCGGCTGGATGGCCTCGCTGCCCACGTTCATCTACACCCAGATCCTGAACCCCACCTCCCCGGCGAACCCGGATCCGTCATCGCAGCGGGCGTGGGGTGCGGCCCTGGTGCTGATCATCCTGGTGATGGTCCTGAACCTTGGATCCCGGCTGATCGCCAGGGTTTTCGCCCCGAAATCCGGCCGATAG
- the pstB gene encoding phosphate ABC transporter ATP-binding protein PstB produces the protein MSKRIDVKDLNVYYGDFLAVEDVTINIEAKSVTAFIGPSGCGKSTFLRTLNRMHEVLPGARVEGEVLLDGDNLYGPGVDPVTVRSQIGMVFQRPNPFPTMSIRDNVLAGVKLNNQKISKGEADILVERSLQGANLWNEVKDRLEKPGSGLSGGQQQRLCIARAIAVEPQVILMDEPCSALDPISTLAIEDLINELKDQYTVVIVTHNMQQAARVSDKTAFFNIAGTGKPGKLIEFGNTHTIFSNPTVKATEDYVSGRFG, from the coding sequence ATGTCTAAGCGTATCGACGTCAAGGACCTGAACGTCTACTACGGCGATTTCCTGGCCGTGGAAGACGTCACCATCAACATCGAGGCCAAATCCGTGACGGCCTTCATCGGTCCTTCCGGCTGCGGAAAGTCCACATTCCTCCGCACCCTGAACCGCATGCACGAGGTGCTGCCCGGTGCCCGTGTGGAAGGCGAGGTCCTTCTGGACGGCGATAACCTGTACGGTCCGGGCGTTGATCCGGTGACCGTGCGCTCGCAGATCGGCATGGTGTTCCAGCGGCCCAACCCGTTCCCCACCATGTCCATCCGGGACAACGTGCTGGCGGGTGTGAAGCTGAACAACCAGAAGATCTCCAAGGGCGAGGCAGACATCCTGGTGGAGCGGTCGCTGCAGGGCGCCAACCTCTGGAACGAGGTCAAGGACAGGCTGGAAAAGCCGGGTTCAGGCCTTTCCGGCGGTCAGCAGCAGCGCCTCTGCATCGCCCGGGCCATCGCCGTGGAGCCGCAGGTCATCCTGATGGATGAACCGTGTTCCGCGCTGGACCCCATCTCCACCCTGGCCATTGAGGATCTCATCAACGAGCTCAAGGACCAGTACACCGTGGTGATCGTGACCCACAATATGCAGCAGGCCGCGCGCGTCTCGGACAAGACTGCCTTCTTCAACATTGCGGGGACCGGCAAGCCGGGCAAGCTGATCGAATTCGGCAACACGCACACCATCTTCAGCAACCCCACCGTCAAAGCGACCGAGGACTACGTCTCCGGCCGCTTCGGATAA
- a CDS encoding inorganic phosphate transporter has protein sequence MSGAIFSAVVLLTAAFAFLNGFRDVSTSVAVAVRTRALTPTVAVLLAAFFNFLGALLSASLAVAVSQHWISLPAGTNGLSILVAGLASAFAWGVLLWWRGIPASSTHALVGGLAGAGLASVAVGGTGVGGVDESLLLQVVLPLLLSPLVAYSGAFLLVFPVTWAARYAQPNVINQRFRRSQSIAAGAVAFGHGLQDGQRVSAVLLLALLAAGYSDGGTIPVWVALLSAVMITAGTLFGGWRISHTIGYKVTRIDPLRGSVAQIFSAVMLFVGAIGLHWPVSTTHTVTSAVLGAGENQNFSVTNRKLVIRIVGLWILTPAATAAGAFVLALALSPLAG, from the coding sequence GTGTCTGGGGCAATCTTCAGCGCGGTGGTCCTGCTGACTGCCGCGTTTGCCTTCCTCAATGGTTTCAGGGACGTTTCCACCTCGGTGGCCGTGGCGGTCCGCACGCGGGCACTGACGCCCACCGTGGCGGTGCTCCTTGCGGCCTTCTTCAACTTCCTGGGGGCCCTGCTCAGCGCCAGCCTGGCAGTGGCAGTCAGCCAGCACTGGATCAGCCTTCCTGCCGGTACGAATGGCCTCAGCATTCTGGTTGCAGGCCTCGCGAGCGCCTTTGCCTGGGGCGTCCTGCTGTGGTGGCGCGGGATTCCGGCATCCTCCACGCACGCGCTCGTGGGCGGGCTCGCCGGCGCCGGGCTGGCCAGCGTGGCGGTAGGCGGGACAGGCGTGGGCGGGGTGGACGAGTCGCTTCTCCTCCAGGTGGTCCTGCCGTTGCTGCTCTCCCCGTTGGTGGCCTACAGCGGCGCGTTCCTGCTGGTTTTCCCGGTGACCTGGGCTGCCCGCTATGCCCAGCCGAATGTCATCAACCAGCGCTTCCGGCGAAGCCAGTCCATCGCAGCAGGCGCGGTGGCGTTCGGGCACGGGCTGCAGGACGGACAGCGGGTCAGCGCCGTGCTGCTGCTTGCCCTGCTCGCGGCAGGCTATTCCGACGGCGGCACCATCCCTGTGTGGGTGGCGCTGCTCTCCGCTGTGATGATCACGGCAGGAACGCTGTTCGGCGGCTGGCGGATCTCGCACACCATCGGTTACAAAGTCACCAGGATTGATCCGCTTCGGGGCTCGGTGGCCCAGATCTTCAGCGCCGTGATGCTTTTTGTGGGGGCCATCGGACTGCACTGGCCGGTGTCCACAACGCACACGGTGACCTCGGCGGTCCTTGGAGCCGGCGAAAACCAGAACTTCTCCGTGACCAACCGGAAGCTGGTCATCCGGATCGTGGGGCTGTGGATCCTGACTCCGGCCGCGACGGCGGCCGGAGCTTTTGTGCTGGCACTGGCACTGTCCCCGCTGGCTGGCTAA
- a CDS encoding DUF47 domain-containing protein — MKLRLFPQEPAGLNLLSQMAHQIVLASATLAEILGVPAAEHAKLVEDMHNHEAKSAELHFALLTHMRTSFVNPLPREDMYALSRYLNEAMEKMDAAAELVALYKLERLPKRAADQLEIISRQAELTVDAMRGLNNLDDLEDYWIEILRLTKRAERTHRVWVADMIADMKWAPYARNRDIANQLVEVTKDMRRIATQVGSIIVKES, encoded by the coding sequence GTGAAGCTGCGCCTTTTCCCCCAGGAGCCCGCCGGGCTGAACCTCCTTTCGCAGATGGCGCACCAGATAGTGCTGGCCAGCGCCACCCTGGCCGAGATCCTGGGCGTTCCCGCCGCTGAGCACGCCAAGCTGGTGGAGGACATGCACAACCACGAGGCCAAGTCCGCGGAACTGCACTTCGCACTGCTCACGCATATGCGTACCAGCTTTGTGAACCCGCTCCCCCGCGAGGACATGTACGCGCTGTCCCGGTACCTCAACGAGGCCATGGAAAAGATGGATGCCGCCGCGGAACTGGTGGCTCTGTACAAGCTGGAACGGCTGCCCAAGCGGGCAGCTGACCAGCTGGAGATTATCAGCCGCCAGGCGGAACTCACCGTGGACGCCATGCGCGGGCTCAACAACCTTGACGACCTCGAGGACTACTGGATCGAAATCCTCCGGCTTACCAAGCGTGCTGAGCGGACCCACCGCGTCTGGGTTGCTGACATGATCGCCGACATGAAGTGGGCGCCGTACGCCCGAAACCGGGATATCGCCAACCAGTTGGTGGAAGTCACTAAGGACATGCGCCGAATCGCCACCCAGGTGGGCAGCATCATCGTCAAGGAATCCTGA
- a CDS encoding VWA domain-containing protein, giving the protein MSARRAALRARHSASPRPSRFPWARIAIVFGTIVALAVAGGAVVWIMGMRTPAEASHCTDPVDVTVGADAAMAPVLEQAASRIPPEACVNFTFATLSQAELAAKVSAGKDAPDVWVADSAVRVQRVVTTTPPEVIVPSLASTPGVIVGRAGEVAAFATWLSALQAPGVRFGDPLVTGSGEVALLGAVSEVQAGLTDAKALQAATAQLAQKESQRAGEKLSDVQQLESVATSGGFVIVTEEAWLKFSKTTSGALLAASVPASGAVSLNYPLVSTAGSGTRGQAVAAAARALAEQVATDEGRTNLAGQGLRPADSSNLLDQKGAGPVVALAPASAQAVSQALSAWSVQAIPFRSLVVMDVSGSMEFPAGNQTRMELTQQAATTGSKLFPNTAALGLWAFSIGLGGGSQDYLELEPIRKMDQVVDGVTQRDRLVAGIAGLSERTGGATGLYDSTLAAFRTVQASYDSRAINSVILFTDGANEDPESLTLEQLLETLQRERDPAKPVVIVTIGITEDADAETLTKISAATGGTSYVARAPQDIPSVFADALLARGK; this is encoded by the coding sequence ATGTCAGCTCGCCGAGCCGCCCTCCGTGCACGTCACAGCGCATCCCCGCGCCCGTCCCGCTTCCCCTGGGCGCGCATTGCCATAGTTTTCGGGACGATCGTAGCCCTCGCAGTGGCCGGCGGGGCCGTGGTGTGGATCATGGGGATGCGCACACCGGCAGAGGCCTCCCATTGCACCGATCCAGTTGACGTAACTGTGGGAGCGGACGCTGCCATGGCACCGGTGCTGGAGCAGGCAGCCTCCCGGATTCCGCCGGAGGCGTGCGTGAACTTCACCTTCGCAACTTTGAGCCAGGCGGAATTGGCGGCCAAGGTATCAGCAGGCAAGGATGCACCGGATGTGTGGGTCGCGGATTCTGCGGTCCGGGTCCAACGGGTGGTCACCACAACCCCGCCGGAGGTCATCGTGCCTTCATTGGCGTCAACGCCTGGGGTCATCGTTGGACGGGCCGGGGAAGTCGCGGCTTTTGCGACGTGGCTCAGTGCCCTGCAGGCTCCCGGCGTACGCTTCGGCGATCCGTTGGTCACCGGGAGCGGCGAAGTTGCGTTGCTGGGGGCGGTATCGGAAGTCCAGGCGGGCCTGACGGACGCCAAGGCCCTCCAGGCGGCCACCGCACAGCTGGCCCAAAAGGAAAGCCAGCGGGCGGGGGAGAAGCTCTCGGACGTGCAGCAGCTTGAGTCTGTGGCAACATCCGGCGGATTCGTCATCGTCACGGAGGAGGCCTGGCTGAAGTTTTCCAAGACCACTTCAGGGGCCCTCCTGGCCGCTTCGGTCCCCGCAAGCGGTGCCGTGTCGCTGAACTACCCCCTGGTCAGTACTGCCGGAAGCGGGACCCGGGGCCAGGCCGTGGCCGCGGCGGCCCGGGCCCTTGCTGAGCAGGTGGCCACGGACGAGGGCAGGACGAACCTTGCCGGCCAGGGGCTGCGCCCCGCGGACAGCAGCAACCTCCTGGACCAGAAGGGTGCCGGTCCCGTTGTGGCGCTCGCCCCGGCCTCCGCGCAGGCAGTCAGCCAGGCCCTCAGCGCCTGGTCTGTGCAGGCCATTCCGTTCCGGTCCCTGGTGGTGATGGATGTCTCCGGCTCCATGGAGTTTCCGGCCGGCAACCAGACGCGGATGGAATTGACGCAGCAGGCAGCCACCACGGGCAGCAAACTGTTTCCCAACACCGCGGCCCTCGGATTGTGGGCCTTCTCAATCGGCCTTGGCGGCGGCAGCCAGGACTACCTGGAGCTTGAGCCCATCCGGAAGATGGACCAGGTGGTGGACGGGGTGACCCAACGTGATCGCCTCGTGGCGGGGATTGCCGGCCTGTCCGAACGCACCGGCGGAGCAACGGGCCTTTATGACTCCACCCTCGCCGCGTTCAGGACAGTTCAGGCCTCCTACGACTCCCGTGCCATCAACAGCGTCATCCTGTTCACCGACGGCGCCAACGAGGACCCCGAGTCCCTCACCCTGGAGCAGCTACTGGAGACCCTGCAGCGGGAACGGGATCCGGCCAAACCGGTGGTGATTGTCACCATTGGCATCACCGAAGACGCGGACGCTGAAACACTGACGAAGATTTCCGCGGCCACCGGCGGCACAAGTTATGTTGCCCGCGCACCCCAGGACATCCCCAGCGTGTTTGCGGACGCACTGCTGGCTCGCGGGAAATAG
- a CDS encoding LacI family DNA-binding transcriptional regulator — translation MERPLVANINGRRLPRLNDVAALAGVSHQTVSRVVNNHPNVSKATRERVEAAISELGYRRNTAARSLVTRRSQTIGVVGSELSQYGPANTILGVEQAARDAGYFVSIAALKTVNRDTISDALRHFQDQSVDGVVVVVPHSETLSALDEMALDVPVVTVGSLGNDKISGAMVDQKRGAELAVRHLIDQGHRRIGHISGPLDWIDGAARAEGWSQTLRAAGLEDDLLAHGDWSAGSGYAIGRELARKRSATAIFVGNDQMALGLLRAFSEAGISVPGDVSVVGFDDTPEAAYFVPPLTTVRQDFEELGRRCVDAMVGEIEQGAAVSGIVVTPELVVRGSTAAI, via the coding sequence GTGGAAAGGCCTCTTGTGGCGAACATCAACGGCCGCCGGCTACCGCGCCTCAATGACGTAGCCGCGCTGGCCGGTGTGTCACACCAGACCGTGTCCCGGGTTGTCAACAACCATCCCAACGTCAGCAAGGCCACACGGGAGCGGGTGGAGGCGGCCATCTCGGAGCTGGGATACCGCCGCAACACCGCTGCCCGCAGCCTGGTCACCCGGCGGTCCCAGACCATTGGTGTGGTGGGCAGCGAGCTGTCCCAGTACGGCCCGGCCAACACCATCCTGGGTGTGGAGCAGGCTGCGCGGGACGCCGGTTACTTCGTCAGCATCGCAGCGCTCAAGACCGTCAACCGGGACACCATTTCCGATGCCCTCCGCCACTTCCAGGACCAGTCCGTGGATGGAGTGGTGGTGGTGGTCCCGCACTCTGAGACGCTCAGCGCCCTGGACGAGATGGCGCTGGATGTACCGGTTGTCACGGTAGGCTCCCTGGGCAACGACAAAATCAGCGGTGCCATGGTGGACCAGAAGCGCGGTGCAGAACTTGCCGTCCGCCACCTCATCGATCAGGGACACCGGAGGATCGGCCACATCTCCGGCCCGCTTGACTGGATCGACGGCGCGGCCCGGGCAGAAGGCTGGAGCCAGACCCTCCGCGCCGCCGGGCTGGAGGATGATCTCCTGGCCCACGGCGACTGGAGCGCAGGCAGCGGCTACGCCATCGGCCGCGAGCTGGCCCGGAAACGCTCAGCCACTGCAATTTTCGTCGGAAACGACCAGATGGCCCTTGGGCTGCTCCGGGCCTTCAGCGAGGCCGGGATCAGTGTCCCGGGAGATGTCTCCGTGGTCGGTTTTGATGACACCCCTGAAGCGGCGTATTTCGTTCCGCCGCTCACTACTGTGCGCCAGGACTTTGAGGAACTCGGCAGGCGCTGCGTGGATGCCATGGTGGGGGAGATTGAGCAGGGTGCTGCCGTCAGCGGAATCGTGGTGACGCCGGAGCTGGTGGTCCGCGGAAGCACCGCGGCCATCTAG
- the yjfF gene encoding galactofuranose ABC transporter, permease protein YjfF, with product MSPLSTVAPPTPRKSFAVRNRMRTGARYAPTLATLALFILMFIVGAGMYPSFLSGQVLLNLFIDNTFLIVLAVGMTFVILTGGIDLSVGAVVALSMMVTASMLQNGWNPGIVIVAVLVIGGGLGLLMGLVIQYFDIQPFIVTLAGMFLARGLCYVISLDSIPVTDPFFTGMAQARIPLSEELFISPGVLIALVVVGLAFFVLHHTRFGRTVYAIGGNENSAMLMGLAVKSTKVLVYCVSGLCSAVAGILFSFYSLSGYSLAAQGMELDAIAAVVIGGTLLTGGVGYVLGSVVGVLVLGIVQTFIAYDGTLSSWWTKIVIGGLLLVFILLQRLFTRRTA from the coding sequence ATGTCTCCCCTCTCCACAGTGGCCCCGCCCACTCCCCGCAAGTCCTTTGCCGTCCGGAACCGGATGCGCACGGGTGCCCGTTACGCTCCCACCCTGGCTACCCTGGCCCTGTTCATCCTGATGTTCATCGTCGGCGCCGGCATGTACCCCAGCTTCCTCTCGGGCCAGGTGCTCCTGAACCTCTTCATCGACAACACCTTCCTGATCGTCCTTGCCGTCGGCATGACCTTTGTCATTCTGACCGGCGGGATCGATCTGTCCGTCGGAGCCGTCGTCGCGCTTTCCATGATGGTGACGGCCAGCATGCTCCAAAACGGGTGGAATCCGGGCATCGTCATAGTGGCCGTCCTGGTCATTGGCGGCGGCCTCGGACTGCTGATGGGGCTGGTCATCCAGTACTTCGACATCCAGCCATTCATCGTGACCCTGGCCGGGATGTTCCTGGCCCGCGGCCTGTGCTACGTGATCAGCCTCGACTCCATTCCCGTCACGGACCCTTTCTTCACCGGGATGGCGCAGGCGCGGATCCCGCTGTCGGAGGAGCTGTTCATTTCCCCAGGTGTGCTGATCGCCCTGGTGGTGGTGGGCCTGGCGTTCTTCGTCCTTCACCACACGAGGTTCGGCCGGACGGTCTACGCGATCGGCGGCAATGAGAACTCAGCCATGCTGATGGGCCTGGCCGTGAAAAGCACCAAAGTCCTGGTCTACTGTGTCAGCGGGCTGTGCTCGGCGGTTGCCGGGATCCTCTTCTCCTTCTACAGCCTGTCCGGCTACAGCCTGGCCGCCCAGGGCATGGAGTTGGATGCCATCGCCGCTGTGGTCATCGGCGGAACCCTGCTGACCGGCGGAGTCGGCTACGTGCTGGGTTCGGTGGTCGGAGTCCTGGTACTGGGGATCGTCCAGACCTTCATCGCCTACGACGGAACGCTCAGCTCCTGGTGGACCAAGATTGTGATCGGCGGCCTGCTGCTGGTCTTCATCCTGCTGCAGCGGCTCTTCACCAGACGCACAGCGTAA
- a CDS encoding ABC transporter permease encodes MKSILKNRLAWPVLALVALLAVNQIFRGDFLSLRMQDGHLYGSIIDIMRNGAPTILIALGMTLVIASRGIDLSVGAVVAIAGAASCAYIAASPEPASPATAAVAVVIAVVAGLVLGVWNGFLVSTIGVQPIIATLVLMTAGRGIAQLITDGQIVSVTNDSYKAIGAGYLFTLPVSILITAVVFILAAVLTRRTALGTLIEAVGINPVASRLAGLRARNIIWIVYIFSAFCAAIAGLMISSNVTAADANNAGLYIEMDAILAVVIGGTSLAGGRYSLVGTVVGAFIIQTLTTTVYTLGIPPEVTLVFKAIVVLTVCLLQAPKARNLFRNLKPASPLRTKEKVAV; translated from the coding sequence GTGAAATCCATCCTGAAGAACCGGCTGGCCTGGCCGGTCCTGGCCCTCGTTGCCCTGCTGGCAGTCAACCAGATTTTCCGGGGAGACTTCCTGAGCCTGCGGATGCAGGACGGCCATCTCTACGGCAGCATCATCGACATCATGCGCAATGGTGCCCCCACCATCCTGATAGCCCTCGGCATGACCCTGGTGATTGCCTCCCGGGGCATCGACCTTTCAGTGGGTGCTGTGGTGGCCATCGCCGGTGCGGCCTCCTGCGCCTACATCGCCGCTTCTCCGGAACCTGCTTCGCCGGCAACCGCCGCCGTGGCAGTGGTCATCGCCGTGGTGGCGGGCCTGGTGCTGGGTGTCTGGAACGGATTCCTGGTGTCCACCATCGGGGTCCAGCCCATCATTGCCACGCTGGTGCTCATGACGGCCGGGCGCGGCATCGCCCAGCTCATCACCGACGGCCAGATCGTCTCGGTGACCAACGACAGCTACAAAGCCATCGGCGCCGGATACCTCTTCACCCTTCCGGTCTCCATCCTTATCACCGCCGTTGTCTTCATCCTGGCAGCCGTACTGACCCGCCGGACAGCCCTGGGAACCCTGATCGAGGCAGTTGGCATCAACCCCGTGGCGAGCCGGCTGGCCGGGCTGCGGGCCCGCAACATTATCTGGATCGTCTACATCTTCAGCGCATTCTGTGCGGCGATCGCCGGACTCATGATCAGCTCCAACGTCACTGCGGCGGACGCCAACAACGCCGGCCTGTACATCGAAATGGACGCGATCCTCGCCGTCGTCATCGGCGGCACGTCCCTCGCCGGCGGACGCTACAGCCTGGTGGGCACCGTGGTGGGAGCTTTTATCATCCAGACCCTGACCACCACCGTCTACACGCTGGGCATTCCCCCGGAGGTCACCCTGGTGTTCAAGGCCATCGTGGTCCTCACCGTGTGCCTCCTGCAGGCGCCAAAGGCCAGGAACCTGTTCAGGAACCTCAAGCCGGCAAGTCCGCTCCGCACCAAGGAAAAGGTGGCAGTCTGA